CGTCGCTATATTTTCCGCAATCCAAATGAAAAAGCCGATCAAAAAGTAACCAAGAGGGATGGGCATGAAAAGCCGCTCGTTCGCGACGGTAAAATAAACACGTGTTTTCCAGAAGACAATGAAAATAGCTGCCATCAGAACCCAACGCAAATCCCCAATATAATGATGGGTGAAAAAGTTCAGATAGATCATTGCGCCCAAAATGGTGGCGATAATCTGATTCGGCCAGCCAGAGAGAGAAACCTCTAGGCGACGCCACGCTTGACATAAGTAGCTCGCGACACTAGCGTACATAAACCCACTGTACAGAGGAACGCCAAACACCTTGCTGTACGCATCCTCTGGATAGCTCCAAGATCCCATATGTACCTTGAATATTTCCAAGCACAGCCCGATCACGTGAAAGACTGTGATGACCTTCAATTCGTCCCGAGACTCCAAGCCGCTTTTCACCATGAAAATCTGGAAGAGCAGGCAGAGCAACAGCAGGAGGTCATACCTCGGCAAACCAGGAATGGTGATGAATTTGGATAAGGCGAGCGAACCAAAAATAAAGACCGGAAACAAGCAAGACATGGCTTCTTGATAGCCGAAATGAAGCAATAGACGCATATATCGTATCATTTGTCTGTCCTTTACGTTTACGAAAGTAGTTTCAGAGGGCTAATCCGCAAGCACAAACCGCACAAGTCTATTAATAGCGGAAGGCAGCACGCTTACGTGGCCCTCATCTTCGAATTTGATGTAGCTCACTTGAACACCGTTGGTAGCGAGTGGTTCCATGCGCTCGACGACCCGTTGTGCACCCTCGACCATGAAGGTGAGCTCATCGCCGCCAACAATGACAAGCAGCCTTAGTTCATGATCGCCTTTCCATTCGGCGATGAAGCGTTCCTGCTCTCTCAATACCTCGTCATTGCCCCACCAGACGGAAGGGCTGCCTGAAACGACGTGTGAGAAAAGCTTCGGGCGCGAGAACATCGTATACAGGGTGAAATGACCGCCCAAGGAGTGGCCGAAAATCGCCTGTTTATTCGGATTTACCTGCCATTCGGAAGAAATAGCTGGCAGCAGCTGCTGTTCAAGGAAATCGAGGAACAAATCAGCTCCACCATGCTCGGGCCAAGGCTGCCCATTCGGTCGGTCAGGAAGTGTAGCTGCGTCCACAGACATGGTCAGATCGTAACAACGGCGGTCCATGTCAAATGGTAGTCGTGAGGGATAGCCGATTCCTACAACAATGGCTGGGTTGTAGCCCTTGGGCTTGCGGGTTTGCAACTTCACTGTCTCGGCAATCGTTCCGAACATCGCATCGCCATCCACGGCATAAATAACGGCATACCCCTCAGGGGGGGCCTCAGCTTCCGGAATCGCAATCATAATCCGATAGTCACGACCATGGCTTGATTGCAGTGTCCACTCCACACAATTATGAGGGGAGTAGCTGTTTTTCTCTATCATTCTCATTTTGCAATCAATCCTTTCACATCGTCAATGACTTTCCTATGAGCGATCAGGCCGCCACTTAACCAGTGATCTCCCTCTACTTTAAACGTACGACCGTTCTTCACTGCCTGCATGCTTTTCCAAACAGGACTCTCTGTTAATTCTTTCTCGAACGCATCCCCCGTACCAGCGTCGTTGATCAGGAAAATATAATCCGCATCCAGATCGGGTAAGCTCTCTAGTGATAAATGGATGTCACCGCCCGATACAACCTGGCTCGGCAAAAAGCCTAGTTCATTGTTAAGTACATATCCACTGAAGAAATCGTACTTGATGAAGAACATCCCTCTGCCATTGAAGCGAATGATCGCTGCTTTTTTGCCTTGGATATGAGGGGCCAGCTCCTTTTTGGCTGCCTCGACATGCTCCTTATATGTCTGCAAAGCTTTTTCAGCTTCCGCCGACTTGCCTAACAGATCGCCAATCACTCGTACGGAAGAATCCAGATCAGCATTTGCTTGCTTGAATACATACGTCGGCGCAATCATCTTATATTTATCGTACACGCCGCTCTCGATATGGTTGGCATTGTGCAAGAGGATGAGGTCTGGTTCATGGGCCATAACCGCTTCCGGCTCTGGAGGCAATCCGCCTGTGAAGGCAATGGACGGCACATCTTTTAGTTGATCTTGCAAATACATTTTCGGTCTTGAGCCAGATGACCACTGCACGACCGGAGCAACGCCCAGTGCGACCAAAGTATCTTCCAGATTGGGAGCGAATATTTTGGCAGGTGCGGCAGGTAATGTCACCTCGTTACCCATTTCATCTTTTAGTACCCGCGGGTAGGCAGGCTGATCAGAAGAGCTCTTTGTCGATCCTGCGACATTCCCAGTCGTGGACGAATCGACCTTCTGCGCTACTGCCTCACTGTTTGCATGGTTCCCGCAGCCTGCTGCCAGTCCCGCAACGAGCATCGTCGTGGTCAGCATCAGCGCAAGGCTAGTTTTCTTTGTCATAAAAGTGGAATCCCCTTTCGATGATAATGTTTCTCACTGGGAAACATTATAATTCACCCAAGAAAGGGGCTCCATGGACAACACCTTGAATGGCATTTGGACTTTTCCCCGTTATCATCAGCACGATCTCATCCAGCATTCGGTTCATGGCAACCGGTGAATACTCGTACCACGGGTTGGAGGGCAAGGAGTAGAGATAGCCATGTTGAACAGCGCGAAGTCCTCTCCAAAGCGGATGATGCTGGAGACTCAGCCAGCTTAGGCGTGTCGACTCATCCAGACAAACGAACAACAGGATTCGCTCCGGGTCATAGCTTGCGAGCTGTTCGAGCGTGATTGGCCGATTGCAAGGTTCCGTTTCCTGTTCCACAAGAGAAAGCTGCAAATCATCGCACAAAAGCTCCTTCATTCCCTTGTTGTTGTAGAGATGGATGCCATCCCGATAGAGTCGAATGATCGCAAATTTATCTTGCTTGAGCACGGATTGCAGATCTGCGCGAACGGTAGCCGCTTTTGCTTCATAAAAAGCGATCCAGGAGTCACAAGCTGCTTCTTTGCCCGTGTAGCTGGCAACTTCACGTAATTGCTCTCTCCAGCCAGAAGATTGGAGAGTGAAGACGTCTATGCCATGTGCGGACAAGCGTTGACTGTTAGTCTCGGGAAGCTCTATGTGGCTAATGACAACATCCGGCTTGGCAGAAAGAAGCGTGATTTCCTGATTGTCATCGTTCCACGGTGTTTCGATTGCTTTTAAATGAACCGCGATCTGTTGCTGATACTGCTGATAGTAATAGGGGGTCCACTTCGCATCCAGGGGAGCAGCGACTGGGATTATCCCTAGTACGACTAGATGTCCCAGCAGGGTAGGGGAGTAGACGGCAACTTTGCGCTGGGATGCTCTTTCATACGCGGAAGGGGATACACCCACTTCCTTCTTGAACTTCCGACTAAAGTAAAACTCATCGCTATACCCGATTGTTTTCGCAATATCCCGCAGCTTCATATCTGTCTCGCGTAACAATCGCTTGGCATGATTGATACGCAGACTCGTCACATAGTCCATGACACTTTGTCCGTAAGCCTTCTTGAACGAATCGCCAAAATAGCTCGGACTCAAGTTCGCCATCGCTGCCAACGTAGTTACGTTTAACGGGCGATCGAAGTTACAGATCATGTATGAGCGAACCTCGCTGAGTGACATTTGGCGACTAGGCTCGTATTCTTCGTTATGCTTCATGAATCCATCCACCTTTTCAGGCACGTGTACATGTTTTTGATAATGATAATTATTATCTATGAATGGTGACGAAAATGATAGAGGAAGAAAAAAATAAGGCGACCGCTCCCTAGTATCGTAGGGAAGCGATCGCCGCCATTCCAATTATGGAATTACTCTTCGCCGGTAGCTACCGGATTATCCGGATACGAGCTCCAGTCACTCCAACTGCCCAAATACAATTTCACATTGGTTCGACCAGCAGCGTGGAAAGCGAGCAAATTAGAGCAAGCCGTCACGCCTGAACCGCAATAGACGATCAATTCTTTATCAGCGTAAGGAGCGAGACGCTTTTGCAGCTCGTCTGTCGGAAGCATCGTCTGATCAGCGCCGAGGTTGTCCTTGTAAAAGAAATTGTGCGCCCCGGGGATGTGACCTGCTTTTGCGTCGATCGGTTCGTTCTCGCCGCGGTAGCGTTCTGGCGCACGAGAATCGAGCAATACAGTGTGCTCGCTGCGCTTTTTGACACCTTCCATGTCAACCAGCATGTCGTGACGGACATGGGGGACGAACTGACGAGCTTGTACAGTAGGTACTTCTGCTGTTACCTCATAGCCAGCCTTTTTCCAAGCAGCGTATCCGCCGTCAAGTACAGCTACCCGATCATGACCAAGATATCGCAGCAGCCACCATAGCCGTCCTGCCATTGCCATTTCCTGATCATCGTAGGCGATGACAGTGGTGTTGGCATCGATTCCCGCATTTGAAAAATGGGCAGCCAGCAGATCCGTATCTGGTAGAGGATGACGTCCACCATGCTCGCTTTTGGAGCCAGAAAGGTCACGGTTTAGATGAAAGTAGAGGGCTCCCGGGATGTGATCGTTCTTGTATTCCTCTGCACCTGCTTCAGAAGCACTTAAAGCAAAACGACAATCGACGATCACCAAATTTTCATCGTTCAGATGATCCTTGAGCCATTGAGGTGTGACAAGTGCTTGCATGAATCTCCCTACTTTCTCTTTTTTCCTTCATCATAGCAGATGGCAATCCAATCAGGTACAATAATTACGGTATTGTGATTAGGAGAGAGGAGGAGAGAGATGAAGCGTTTCATTCGCTATTTTTTTGAGGGGTTATTGTTTGTCATTCCTTTGGCAGTGACGCTTTATATTTTGTATTGGATTTTCACGAGCGTGGACAACTGGTTCTATCTGCTGGTCCATAGGTGGTTTAATCTCCAAATTCCAGGACTGGGTGTCCTCTTGACCATACTTGGCATCACGATTATCGGTTTCCTTGCATCCAACGTTCTGACACGCGGAGTGCTTTCGCTCGTATCCACCATCTTCGAGAAAGTGCCGTTTATCAAACTCATTTATACGTCAATCAAGGATTTGATCGGAGCGTTTGTAGGGGAGAAGAAGAGTTTTGACAAGCCGGTGCTCGTGACGCTATCCAAGGATGGAAATGCAAAGGCCATTGGGTTTATTACAAAGGAAAGCCTCGATTCTTTCGGTCTCACAGACCACGTAGCAGTTTATCTGCCGCAGTCGTACAATTTTGCAGGAAATCTCCTGTTGTTTCCGAGTGATCAGGTACAGCTTCTAGATACGGAAAGCTCAGAAGTCATGGCATTTCTGGTATCAGGTGGGGTATCCGGAGGGCAGCAAAACGTAACTAAAAAAAGTAGCGATGCTTAAAATCATACAAACCTCCAACCCCACTAAGCTTGTGGTTTTGGAGGTTTGTTGCAAGACACCCAAACGAATTGGAGTGCCTTCTCATTTCATTAACGTTAGCTACTAAAAAATCCACTATGGCTGGAATATTTGCGACGATAGTGACGATGCCCGTATGTTCGATGCCCCATCTTCCATGAGGGCCTATGTCGGTAATCACTGCTGCTGTATTTGTGATAGCCACGTCCGGTCATTTTCCATAAGAACCGGGCGCCTTTCTTAAAGAGCACCGCCACGATGACAATCGCAACGATCAAAATAACGAAACCGATTCCCAAAATCGTGAGTAGGACTGACATCCACATCTTCTCCTTGCCAAAAAGGTCTTACCATTTTCTACGGACGACTCCACAGGGAGTTTCAATTATCCCTCGGCATTCAAATATTTCTCATAGGGCGTATAATCGATTTCTTTGGATTTCAGGTGGGCGATGAGCCATTTGTGGTCACGCTTGGGAGTTGCTACGATGTACCCCTTTACAATCAAATCTGTTGTAATGGTGGTTGCTTTCTCTTCCAGCGCGATCTGGCCGATTTTCGCTGCGATGGATCGTCTTGCAACATCACGAAACAATTGTGGCACAGGATCAACCAGTTCATTGAGCAAGGTCAAACCCTCATCTGTCCAGAGCGCCCGTGTCTGATCAATGTAATGGTCCTGCCAATCCAAGTCGGATTTTCCGTCTTGCTTGGGCATGGACTTGAGAAATTTGCGGAACATGAAATACCCGCCAATCGCCATCAGACTTACAAGAACGATGGTCCAGCCAACGATAAACAGGGAAAACCCTGTAGACATTTCACCCATACCTTGTACACCTCATTACCAATATCCATTCATTAGTAAAAATTGTACCTTATTTTGGTTCGGGCAACAAACTTTTTGTGCGTTTTCCTATCCTTGGGGGTTTGCTCTTCCCAAGAACACATACAATTTAGTATGATTAGAATTAATCTTTATTGGGAGTTGACGCTCATGTTCAAGCTTGGACAACGCGTCGTCATTGTTGCCGACTCCTTCGAGCAAGGTTTGCCTTTGGGTGAATACGGTTACCTGATTGCTCGTGACCGCAATCCGGACAGCGCATTTTCTTGGGTTTTACGCATTCCAAAAATTGATAAGCATATCGCCGTTGTAGAAGAGGATATTGCCTTGGAGGAGCAATTGCTGGAAGAAGAAGCTAATCGCATCTCGCATGAGGCATTACTTGACTTTGCATTGGCGACAAGGAACGAAGCACTGTTTCGACAACTGATGGGCATGGAAGATGCAGAAGAGGCAAATGACGAACCCGCGAAGGAATCAATGGAGGAATTTATCCGTAAAGTAAATATCAAAGCATGGATCTAATTGGCGATACAAGCATTTGAAACTTTTGTGAGGAAATGAAAGCGAGGCTGTTTCATGTCTGAATTTGTGACGTTTACCAATGAGTTTGGTCAAACCATCGATATGTCCCGAGAGGATTACCAGAAAAAAATAATTCCGCAAAATCTGGATAAGTACTGGGATGAAAAAGATAAGCTTCGCGATTTTGCGATGGAGTTGGTGAAGGGTCAATTTCACGAGCAAGCGGCCGTTGCTGCCGACAGGCTTCTCGAATTATACGGGCCAATTGAGTCTGCTCTCATTTTCCGTGCAGTCGTTCATATGCAGGCGAGAGAGTTTGAAAGCGCTAAAAAAATCCTGACAGATTGTCTGGAACGATTCCCGTCATCGGGTACAGCTTGCACCAATTTGGCAAAAATCTTCGCGTTTGAGGGAGATGAGCCAAAAGCGTTCGAGACCCTACATACAGGTTTGCACAAAGACCCGAATCAAGAAAATGGCTTGAACATGTTTGTCGAGAGCTTCATGCAAAGAGGGAAAAAGGATGAGCTGAAAGGGCAACTGGAGGCGCTGGCAAGTAAAGAAGGCGCTTGGAGACCACAGCTTCAACTGGCTCGTATTGCCTTGACGGAGGAGGACCTCCTGAATGCGATGAAGTGGTACACGGTAGCGATTGAAGGAGCGAAGGACCGCTTTGAGGTCGTGATGACTGTGACTGGAGAATTGGGACAAGCAGGATATGTCTATCAATTGATTCAGATTTGTGAAAAGTTCTGGACGCCGCACTTCCCGTATCCGTATGCGGGCTTCAACTATGCCAACGCTCTGCTGGCGACCGATCAAATGGAAAAGGCAATTGACATCCTTCGAAACATGCAAGAGCATTTGCCAGATAACTACAAGCCAATGATCGACCACTTCCTGAATCGAGTACCTGGAGCACTCGAAGTGGAAGCAGCGACCAAACAGAAAGTCGTCGAGAGCCAAATGGACGATCCGATGACGAAAAAGAGCAAGTGGAAGTTTTGGAAGTAAGTGGATAGATAGAGCGCCCGGCATTTCGCTGTCGGGCGTTTTTTTGTAAGAAGGGGGACTGTGCTTTGCTGCATCATCTGGAAGTGTATGTGTCCAATCTGGCGCGCTCCAAAGATTTTTGGGGTTGGTTGCTGGAGGGTGAGCTGGGTTATACGCGGTATCAGGAATGGGCCAGCGGGGTAAGTTGGAAACAGAATGGCACCTATCTGGTATTCGTCCAGGCAGAAGTGCGATTCCTCGACATTCCGTATCATCGTTGTCGAGTCGGTTTGAATCATCTGGCATTTTACGCACGGGATCGAGAACATGTGGAAAAGCTACGGGAGGAAGCTGCTCGTCGCGGTATCTCCTTACTTTATCAGGAGCGGCATCCCCATGCTGGAGGAGAGGGACATTATGCTTTGTTTTTCGAGGACCCAGATAGAATAAAGGTCGAGATCGTGGCTCCCTAACCTCCTTGGAACATATTAGTCCATGAAAAAACGGTGCAATCATCCCCGGTTGATGGTTGGCACCGTTTTTTAGAAGCCATCTATTTGAACTGGCTGGTGAGCCGCCGCTCTATATAGGCTACGCCTTGATACATCAGCGTAGCGATGACCGCGATAATGGCTAAGCTCATCATGACCAGGGTGAAATTAAACACTTGGAAGCCGTATATGATCAAATACCCCAAGCCTTGCTGGGATACGAGAAACTCTCCGACGATAACACCTACCCACGAAAGGCCGACATTCACTTTCAGTGTTGCGAGAAGGGTTGGGATGGTAGCGGGCAAAATGACGAGCGTGAAGATTTGCCGTTTGCTCCCTCCGAGTGTTTGCACGACTTTGACGTAATTTTGATTGACTTCCTTGAAGCTGGTGTAGACGTTGATCGTGGTGATAATAACCGAGATCGCGCATCCCATGGCTATGACAGAGAGCAATCCTGGACCAAAGCCGACGATGAAAACCGGACCGAGCGCTACCTTTGGCATACTATTGGCTATTACCAGGTAAGGCTCTAGTACGCGGGAGAGAAAAGGGGACCACCATATGATCGTAGCCATGACGGTTCCTAGAATGGTTCCTAAGAGAAAGCCGATAATCGTTTCCCATACGGTTAAGCCGACATGCGGGAGAAGACTGCCATCTTGCAGCTGCAACCAAAATTGAGCCCAAATTTTGGTGGGATAGCTGAAGATGAGCGCATTAATGGTATTGGTTCGAGCCAATAGCTCCCATAAGCCGAGAAATACGAGAAAGAGGAACAGTTGTGTGGCAAAGACGGAAAAGCTCATTCGCTTTTCTAGCTGCAAGTAGCGGCGGTGGACGGATTCAATTTCCTTTGGCTGCATCAGACACTACCTCCATCTCTTTCCACACGCGATGGAACAAGTCTTGGAATCCATCATGATTTCTGGCGTCGAATGGCAGAGCTTCCCGGATCGGGCTGGGTACGACAATTTCGCTGTTGATGCGTCCTGGGTTGCGTGAAAAGATATAGACGCGATCGCCCATCGCAATCGATTCGGAGAGATCATGTGTCACAAGGACTGCCGTTTTTTTATGCCGACGCAGTGTTGAAAAGATCAAGTCTTCGAGCTTGAGTTTCGTCTGGTAGTCCAATGCCGAAAATGGTTCGTCAAGCAACAGCACATCAGGTTGACAGGCGAGTGTTCGGACGAGGGCAACCCGTTGCCGCATGCCACCCGACAGCTGCAAGGGAGAGAATT
The window above is part of the Brevibacillus brevis NBRC 100599 genome. Proteins encoded here:
- a CDS encoding DUF817 domain-containing protein; translation: MIRYMRLLLHFGYQEAMSCLFPVFIFGSLALSKFITIPGLPRYDLLLLLCLLFQIFMVKSGLESRDELKVITVFHVIGLCLEIFKVHMGSWSYPEDAYSKVFGVPLYSGFMYASVASYLCQAWRRLEVSLSGWPNQIIATILGAMIYLNFFTHHYIGDLRWVLMAAIFIVFWKTRVYFTVANERLFMPIPLGYFLIGFFIWIAENIATFLGAWNYPNQRAGWELVHLSKISSWFLLVIVSFIIVAELKHVKSRRSQSQDSKKHM
- a CDS encoding alpha/beta hydrolase, which translates into the protein MRMIEKNSYSPHNCVEWTLQSSHGRDYRIMIAIPEAEAPPEGYAVIYAVDGDAMFGTIAETVKLQTRKPKGYNPAIVVGIGYPSRLPFDMDRRCYDLTMSVDAATLPDRPNGQPWPEHGGADLFLDFLEQQLLPAISSEWQVNPNKQAIFGHSLGGHFTLYTMFSRPKLFSHVVSGSPSVWWGNDEVLREQERFIAEWKGDHELRLLVIVGGDELTFMVEGAQRVVERMEPLATNGVQVSYIKFEDEGHVSVLPSAINRLVRFVLAD
- a CDS encoding ABC transporter substrate-binding protein, giving the protein MTKKTSLALMLTTTMLVAGLAAGCGNHANSEAVAQKVDSSTTGNVAGSTKSSSDQPAYPRVLKDEMGNEVTLPAAPAKIFAPNLEDTLVALGVAPVVQWSSGSRPKMYLQDQLKDVPSIAFTGGLPPEPEAVMAHEPDLILLHNANHIESGVYDKYKMIAPTYVFKQANADLDSSVRVIGDLLGKSAEAEKALQTYKEHVEAAKKELAPHIQGKKAAIIRFNGRGMFFIKYDFFSGYVLNNELGFLPSQVVSGGDIHLSLESLPDLDADYIFLINDAGTGDAFEKELTESPVWKSMQAVKNGRTFKVEGDHWLSGGLIAHRKVIDDVKGLIAK
- a CDS encoding helix-turn-helix domain-containing protein; translation: MKHNEEYEPSRQMSLSEVRSYMICNFDRPLNVTTLAAMANLSPSYFGDSFKKAYGQSVMDYVTSLRINHAKRLLRETDMKLRDIAKTIGYSDEFYFSRKFKKEVGVSPSAYERASQRKVAVYSPTLLGHLVVLGIIPVAAPLDAKWTPYYYQQYQQQIAVHLKAIETPWNDDNQEITLLSAKPDVVISHIELPETNSQRLSAHGIDVFTLQSSGWREQLREVASYTGKEAACDSWIAFYEAKAATVRADLQSVLKQDKFAIIRLYRDGIHLYNNKGMKELLCDDLQLSLVEQETEPCNRPITLEQLASYDPERILLFVCLDESTRLSWLSLQHHPLWRGLRAVQHGYLYSLPSNPWYEYSPVAMNRMLDEIVLMITGKSPNAIQGVVHGAPFLGEL
- a CDS encoding sulfurtransferase; this encodes MQALVTPQWLKDHLNDENLVIVDCRFALSASEAGAEEYKNDHIPGALYFHLNRDLSGSKSEHGGRHPLPDTDLLAAHFSNAGIDANTTVIAYDDQEMAMAGRLWWLLRYLGHDRVAVLDGGYAAWKKAGYEVTAEVPTVQARQFVPHVRHDMLVDMEGVKKRSEHTVLLDSRAPERYRGENEPIDAKAGHIPGAHNFFYKDNLGADQTMLPTDELQKRLAPYADKELIVYCGSGVTACSNLLAFHAAGRTNVKLYLGSWSDWSSYPDNPVATGEE
- a CDS encoding DUF502 domain-containing protein gives rise to the protein MKRFIRYFFEGLLFVIPLAVTLYILYWIFTSVDNWFYLLVHRWFNLQIPGLGVLLTILGITIIGFLASNVLTRGVLSLVSTIFEKVPFIKLIYTSIKDLIGAFVGEKKSFDKPVLVTLSKDGNAKAIGFITKESLDSFGLTDHVAVYLPQSYNFAGNLLLFPSDQVQLLDTESSEVMAFLVSGGVSGGQQNVTKKSSDA
- a CDS encoding DUF2621 domain-containing protein, which codes for MGEMSTGFSLFIVGWTIVLVSLMAIGGYFMFRKFLKSMPKQDGKSDLDWQDHYIDQTRALWTDEGLTLLNELVDPVPQLFRDVARRSIAAKIGQIALEEKATTITTDLIVKGYIVATPKRDHKWLIAHLKSKEIDYTPYEKYLNAEG
- a CDS encoding tetratricopeptide repeat protein, whose amino-acid sequence is MSEFVTFTNEFGQTIDMSREDYQKKIIPQNLDKYWDEKDKLRDFAMELVKGQFHEQAAVAADRLLELYGPIESALIFRAVVHMQAREFESAKKILTDCLERFPSSGTACTNLAKIFAFEGDEPKAFETLHTGLHKDPNQENGLNMFVESFMQRGKKDELKGQLEALASKEGAWRPQLQLARIALTEEDLLNAMKWYTVAIEGAKDRFEVVMTVTGELGQAGYVYQLIQICEKFWTPHFPYPYAGFNYANALLATDQMEKAIDILRNMQEHLPDNYKPMIDHFLNRVPGALEVEAATKQKVVESQMDDPMTKKSKWKFWK
- a CDS encoding VOC family protein, which encodes MLHHLEVYVSNLARSKDFWGWLLEGELGYTRYQEWASGVSWKQNGTYLVFVQAEVRFLDIPYHRCRVGLNHLAFYARDREHVEKLREEAARRGISLLYQERHPHAGGEGHYALFFEDPDRIKVEIVAP
- a CDS encoding ABC transporter permease, with the translated sequence MQPKEIESVHRRYLQLEKRMSFSVFATQLFLFLVFLGLWELLARTNTINALIFSYPTKIWAQFWLQLQDGSLLPHVGLTVWETIIGFLLGTILGTVMATIIWWSPFLSRVLEPYLVIANSMPKVALGPVFIVGFGPGLLSVIAMGCAISVIITTINVYTSFKEVNQNYVKVVQTLGGSKRQIFTLVILPATIPTLLATLKVNVGLSWVGVIVGEFLVSQQGLGYLIIYGFQVFNFTLVMMSLAIIAVIATLMYQGVAYIERRLTSQFK